Proteins encoded by one window of Nicotiana tabacum cultivar K326 chromosome 10, ASM71507v2, whole genome shotgun sequence:
- the LOC107821344 gene encoding uncharacterized protein LOC107821344, which yields MTTVGDQYVLRFPKIGISDWEYLEEYEVTDALDLEPVTTSIDVYPSLLTHHRMAVWYPRPVELPILVPGSDKIQRHALLLTGYGVDTFVIPFYIGKGAWTVDSWMNGYIRVCRDFVKFAAKIRGQVFWRV from the exons ATGACGACTGTTGGGGACCAATATGTGTTGC GCTTCCCGAAAATTGGAATTTCGGATTGGGAGTATCTAGAGGAGTATGAAGTGACTGATGCTTTGGATCTTGAGCCTGTTACTACTTCAATTGATGTTTATCCATCCTTGCTTACCCATCACAGAATG GCTGTTTGGTACCCTAGGCCAGTTGAGCTCCCCATTTTGGTTCCGGGTTCAGACAAAATTCAACGCCATGCCCTTCTCCTTACGGGGTATGGTGTAGACACATTTGTCATTCCCTTTTACATTGGGAAGGGCGCTTGGACAGTTGATTCTTGGATGAACGGGTACATTCGAGTTTGTCGTGACTTCGTGAAATTTGCTGCGAAGATTAGGGGTCAGGTATTTTGGAGGGTTTAA